A single region of the Streptococcus macedonicus ACA-DC 198 genome encodes:
- the ung gene encoding Uracil-DNA glycosylase, family 1 produces MQHSTWHELIKKELPEHYFGKVNQFMDYVYQQELIYPPREKVFNAIQTTPLEDVKVVIIGQDPYHGPNQAQGLSFSVPENIPAPPSLQNILKELSDDLGQRDHHDLTPWAQQGVLLLNACLTVPAGRANGHAGQIWEPFTDAIIKVVNQKETPVVFILWGGYARKKKMLITNPIHHVIESAHPSPLSAYRGFFGSHPFSRANAYLTQDGLEAIDWLK; encoded by the coding sequence ATGCAACATTCAACTTGGCATGAGTTAATCAAAAAAGAATTGCCAGAGCATTATTTTGGCAAGGTAAATCAATTTATGGATTATGTTTATCAGCAGGAGTTGATTTACCCACCACGTGAGAAAGTTTTTAATGCCATTCAGACCACTCCGCTAGAGGACGTTAAGGTGGTGATTATTGGTCAAGATCCTTATCATGGACCTAATCAGGCACAGGGATTGTCATTTTCTGTCCCAGAGAATATTCCTGCACCACCGTCTCTTCAAAATATTCTTAAAGAATTATCAGATGATTTAGGACAACGTGACCATCATGATTTGACACCATGGGCACAGCAAGGGGTGTTGCTTCTAAATGCGTGTTTGACGGTTCCTGCAGGACGTGCTAATGGTCATGCAGGACAGATTTGGGAGCCTTTTACAGATGCTATCATTAAAGTAGTCAATCAAAAGGAAACGCCAGTTGTCTTTATTCTTTGGGGTGGATATGCTCGTAAGAAAAAGATGTTGATTACTAATCCAATTCATCATGTCATTGAAAGTGCACACCCAAGTCCACTTTCGGCATATCGTGGTTTCTTTGGTAGCCACCCTTTTTCGCGAGCAAATGCTTATTTAACTCAAGACGGGCTTGAAGCAATCGATTGGTTAAAATAA
- a CDS encoding Peptidase E produces the protein MIYFLASNPIIYEKRRLNPANAFVNLLKEHLPSKFSALFVCSDPNDNTFTDQYAADVKTAFEAEGMTFEKYAVLDNRTVNQASSLVAEADLIFLSGGHVPTQNAFLNSVGMRELLQSSDKLVIGSSAGSMNAAELVYAQPEEAGEAISKDYQRFLDGLGITQVQLIPHYQETKHHMLDGLRVFEDITYPDSNGRCFYAICDGSFLYGNGTVEMIYGEAYRIKNGALSQINAENETYQFRK, from the coding sequence ATGATTTATTTTTTAGCAAGTAATCCCATCATTTATGAAAAAAGACGTCTTAATCCCGCAAATGCTTTTGTTAATCTTTTGAAAGAACACCTGCCTAGCAAGTTTAGCGCTCTTTTTGTATGTTCGGATCCGAACGATAACACGTTTACAGATCAATATGCTGCTGATGTAAAAACGGCTTTTGAAGCCGAAGGCATGACATTTGAAAAATATGCGGTGCTGGATAATCGAACGGTAAATCAAGCTTCCAGCTTGGTAGCTGAGGCGGACTTGATTTTTTTATCGGGTGGGCATGTGCCTACACAGAATGCTTTTCTGAATTCAGTTGGTATGCGTGAACTGTTGCAAAGCAGCGATAAACTTGTCATCGGCTCAAGTGCAGGTTCTATGAATGCGGCGGAGCTTGTTTATGCACAACCAGAAGAAGCAGGCGAAGCGATTTCAAAAGATTATCAGCGTTTTTTAGATGGTCTTGGAATTACCCAAGTCCAGTTAATTCCACACTATCAAGAAACAAAGCATCACATGCTTGATGGGCTTCGTGTTTTCGAAGATATTACTTATCCAGATAGTAATGGTCGCTGTTTTTATGCCATTTGTGACGGTAGTTTTCTGTATGGGAATGGAACTGTTGAAATGATTTACGGTGAAGCTTACCGTATCAAAAATGGCGCATTGTCGCAGATAAATGCTGAAAATGAAACTTATCAATTTAGAAAGTGA
- the plsY gene encoding Acyl-phosphate:glycerol-3-phosphate O-acyltransferase PlsY, with protein sequence MKILVLIVIAYLLGSIPTGLWIGKFFYHVNLREHGSGNTGTTNTFRVLGPKAGTVTFIIDMLKGTVATLLPHILGVTAVSPILIGLFAIIGHTFPIFAKFKGGKAVATSAGVLLGFAPMFLLYLLIIFVGTLYLFSMISLSSVVAAAVAVVSVLIFPAFGFLLPHYDLLFTLIIVLIASIIIIRHKDNITRIRKHEENLVPWGLNLSKQKVD encoded by the coding sequence ATGAAAATTTTAGTTTTGATTGTGATTGCATATTTATTAGGATCTATTCCAACAGGATTATGGATTGGAAAATTCTTTTACCACGTCAATTTAAGAGAACACGGCAGTGGTAATACAGGAACAACTAATACTTTTCGTGTCCTAGGGCCAAAAGCTGGTACGGTGACGTTTATCATTGATATGTTAAAAGGAACGGTAGCCACATTACTTCCACATATTCTCGGTGTTACGGCAGTATCTCCGATATTGATCGGACTTTTTGCTATTATCGGACATACGTTTCCGATTTTTGCCAAATTTAAAGGTGGTAAAGCTGTGGCGACTAGTGCTGGTGTGCTTTTGGGATTTGCACCAATGTTCCTACTTTATTTATTGATTATATTTGTTGGAACATTGTATCTCTTTAGCATGATTTCCTTATCAAGTGTTGTCGCTGCTGCTGTGGCTGTTGTTAGTGTCCTTATCTTTCCAGCATTTGGTTTTTTGTTACCACACTACGATTTGCTCTTTACGCTAATTATCGTGTTAATCGCAAGTATTATCATTATTAGACACAAAGACAATATCACACGCATTCGAAAACATGAAGAAAACCTTGTTCCTTGGGGATTAAATTTAAGCAAACAAAAAGTGGACTAG
- the pyrC gene encoding Dihydroorotase codes for MLKMKLINLESEFSMLLIKNGRVVDPKSGFDQVADVLVDGKKIIKIADSIEEASTEIIDATGLVVAPGLVDIHVHFREPGQTHKEDIHTGALAAAAGGFTSVVMMANTNPTISDVKTLKEVLASAAKEDVHVYTNATVTKNFDGQHLTDFKALLENGALSFSDDGIPLQSTKVLKEALDLAKANNTFVAVHEEDPELNGILGFNEHIARDKFHFCGATGVAEYSMIARDVMIAYDRGAHLHIQHLSKAESVKVVEFAQQLGANVTAEAAPQHFSKTEDLLLIKGSAAKMNPPLRTEKDRLAVIEGLKSGVISVIATDHAPHHADEKNDDDITKAPSGMTGLETSLSLGLTNLVATGDLTLSELLAKMTINPSSMYDFDAGYLAENGPADIVIFADKEERIVSDHFASKASNSPFIGEKLQGVVKYTICDGKIVYQAS; via the coding sequence ATGCTGAAAATGAAACTTATCAATTTAGAAAGTGAGTTTAGTATGTTATTAATTAAAAATGGTCGTGTTGTTGATCCAAAATCTGGCTTTGATCAGGTTGCAGATGTTCTTGTTGACGGCAAAAAAATTATTAAAATTGCTGATTCGATTGAAGAAGCTAGCACTGAAATCATTGATGCGACAGGGCTTGTTGTCGCACCTGGTTTGGTTGATATTCATGTGCATTTTCGTGAACCAGGGCAAACACACAAAGAGGATATTCACACAGGTGCTCTTGCAGCTGCAGCTGGTGGTTTCACTTCTGTTGTTATGATGGCAAATACCAATCCAACGATTTCAGATGTAAAAACGCTAAAAGAGGTTTTAGCGAGTGCTGCTAAGGAAGATGTGCATGTTTACACAAATGCAACTGTAACGAAAAACTTTGACGGTCAACACTTGACTGATTTTAAAGCCCTTCTTGAAAATGGTGCACTCAGTTTTTCAGATGACGGTATTCCGCTTCAAAGCACGAAAGTATTGAAAGAAGCGCTAGATTTGGCGAAAGCGAACAATACTTTTGTTGCCGTTCACGAAGAAGACCCTGAATTGAATGGTATTCTTGGATTTAATGAGCATATTGCACGTGATAAATTCCATTTTTGTGGGGCAACAGGTGTGGCAGAATACAGCATGATTGCGCGTGATGTCATGATTGCTTACGACCGTGGCGCGCATTTGCATATCCAACATTTATCAAAAGCAGAATCTGTTAAGGTGGTCGAATTCGCTCAACAACTTGGTGCCAATGTTACTGCTGAAGCAGCGCCACAGCATTTCTCAAAAACAGAAGATTTGCTGTTAATTAAGGGCTCTGCAGCTAAGATGAATCCACCACTTCGTACCGAAAAAGACCGTTTAGCTGTTATCGAAGGTTTGAAATCTGGTGTCATTTCAGTGATTGCTACTGACCATGCACCACATCACGCAGATGAGAAAAATGATGATGACATCACAAAAGCCCCATCAGGTATGACAGGACTTGAAACATCATTGTCACTTGGTTTGACGAATTTAGTAGCGACAGGTGATTTAACTTTGTCTGAATTATTGGCTAAAATGACGATTAATCCATCATCAATGTACGATTTCGATGCAGGGTATTTGGCGGAAAATGGTCCTGCGGATATCGTTATTTTCGCAGATAAGGAAGAACGTATTGTATCAGACCATTTTGCTTCGAAAGCATCAAATTCACCATTTATCGGTGAAAAATTACAAGGTGTTGTTAAATATACCATCTGTGACGGTAAAATTGTTTACCAAGCGTCATAA
- a CDS encoding Phospholipid-binding protein → MKLSCTFEDNILPDAYAKKAKVQVKGNAVISFPFTIEDVPEKTKSFAWIFVDYDSIPVCGFAYIHWVVANVSADVTVISEDFSRLDNKHAHGKNSLVSKLLNEDYSDIDEGYMGPYPPDKDHIYTLTVYALDCELPLANGFYMNELLHAMEGHVLAKEKLDLVGKY, encoded by the coding sequence ATGAAACTTTCTTGTACATTTGAAGATAATATTTTGCCAGACGCTTATGCTAAGAAAGCAAAGGTACAAGTAAAGGGAAATGCAGTGATTTCTTTTCCATTTACGATTGAAGATGTTCCTGAAAAGACGAAAAGTTTTGCATGGATATTTGTTGATTATGATTCTATTCCTGTCTGCGGTTTTGCTTATATTCATTGGGTTGTTGCCAATGTTTCAGCTGATGTAACAGTGATTTCAGAAGATTTTTCACGTCTAGACAACAAGCATGCACATGGCAAGAATAGCTTAGTTAGTAAATTACTAAATGAGGATTACTCAGACATTGACGAAGGGTATATGGGACCATATCCACCTGATAAAGACCATATCTATACCCTTACAGTTTATGCACTAGATTGTGAATTACCATTGGCAAATGGTTTCTACATGAATGAGCTATTGCATGCTATGGAAGGACATGTGTTAGCAAAAGAAAAACTAGATTTAGTAGGGAAATACTAA